The nucleotide window GCGCGCGTCCTCCACAAAACTGGCCAGCGACTcacccactggacacacacacacacacacacacacacacacacacacacacacacacacacacacacacacacacacacacacacacacacacacaacataatgtATACGCCAGCAACTcacccactggacacacacacacacacacacacacacacacacacacacacacacacacacaacataatgtATACGCCAGCGACTCACccactggagacacacacacacagacacagacacagacacacacacacacacacacacacacacacacacacacacgcaacataaTGTATACGCCAGCGACTcacccactggacacacacacacacacacaaaaaaaataatgtacacgtacacacacacacacacacacaggcacatcgtgcacacacaaacatagagtTGAAAGACACAAAGACTGCAGCCCAACGATAATCattccctgagtgtgtgtgtgtgtgtgtgtgtgtgtgtgtgtgtgtgcgtgtgtgtgtgtgtgtgtgttttctttaccTGGGGGAGTCAGCTGAATCAGCTCCACTTTGGCTATCTCAGCTGcacataataacaataataagatAACAATCACACATCACTGTTTTCTCACCTGCACATAATTACAGAATCATCACAATTCAAATGTCAATTGTTATATATATGTTGTAATGCAGTGGTTCTAATGTTGATATGATTATAGGatatatgttatatatgttGTACAGACCTCAATGATATGAGACATAAAACACTGAGACACTTACACTCGAGAATGTCAGCCAATGCTCCAGGGTCTGAGGCATGCCAGAAGACCTGataactcaaacacacacacacacacacacacacacacacacacacacacacacacacacacacacaggacagagtCCATCAACAAACTGGGCTAACGTAGCTTTCTACAAACGCACATAGTTAAAATAGGATACTCCAAGCATCATCCAGTTGAAACTGCCAAATAAGGCGCTTCACAGCGGTAGGATGGCTATACTGTGAAGCCTATACAGACAGAGATGACAGGCTAAAGCACAAGGATTAAGCTTGCTGTCTTAGTACAAATAAACACTGACTAACATTTTGACACTTCTAATTTAACTCTGATGAAGACACGGAAGTGGCAAAATGCGAGTTTTTCGTTTGCACAAAGAAAAGACTTCAAGTTAGTGTTCTTTGGTCTGTCTTCATTGTTTTTTCTCAAATCAAACCCACTTTTTCAAACCTCATCTTCTCATGTAAAAATAAGGGGAAGACTGCAGGTAGGCACTCGGACTGCCGGTACTGATTCATCAGGCACACGCTCAGGTAGACGTCATCTTTAGCCTGCAGGTGCACCCCCGGACAAGTCACCTGTCAAAGGTGAGAGCAAagcaaagtaggctacagcatggCCGATGGTCTCGTCTGCACAGGAGACCAACTCTCGTATTAGCAGGTGGCCGATCAGAGTGGTAATCCTGTGCTGCACTTCACAGAGATTAGGCTATTGGTTACGTGACGGGGTTTTTGTCTTTAGCAACAGGTGTACAAATGCAGCAAAGATGATGAATCTGGAGTAAATTGTAGGCTTAATCATGAAAATACTTTACTTAAATAATTAGCCATTTATCTGGAAAACTAACTCAATAAAAGTGCATGGTTGATAAATAAACGTCCACTGTCATAGACTGTAGACACTGTCCAGTTCTATACAGTCTATGTTCCAGAAATGGAGATAGCCCTGTGGCAAAACGCATTTTGAGCAGCACCCGAAAAACAGATATCTACTGTAACTCACCACCATGTGTTTTAACTGGATAGCAAATTGACATTCAGAAATCGCCTTACCGCTCTGAGATGAAGTTCCACCACAACTTGCATGGCTTTCTGAGACATCCTGCTTGCGTTCAGCTTTAGCCGTGCTTTACTTTTATGTTACACTTACATACATGTTATCTTACAACCCTGTAGTTTACAAGCCGGAGGCAAAGGCAAAGTCAGAGCTCACAAGCTCACAAGCAAAACTCGGGTTAGCGTCACGTTGCCATGGCTTCGTACATTCCACAGACAAAACTTTCCGCGGGTTTAGGAGTCCAGGAAACATTCGTTCCGATCTGAGATGAGTGAGTATctccaaagtctttttaaagcgtCTCTGGTATCTCGCTTCAGTGACAGTGACCGAAAACAAAACTCGATGCTGAGTTAATGGGAGTAACAGGAAATATGACTTCTCCCCCGCATTGAATATATCTTCAGCATAATAGATATAGGCTAActctgaggggggtgggggggggggggcactgcacatttgaatatgaccatcatGTCAACAGTAGAATGACATcagaaaatgtgcagtggtctcttaatagTTTTCAGAGTTGCATATTAAAAATACTCTAGAGTTAGCCTATGTCTCTTGTAAGCTGGGCTGCAtattaaacatagcctactctagAGGTAGCCTCTTGTAAGCTGGGTTGCATATTAAAAATACTCTAGAGTTAGCCTATGTCTCTTGTAAGCTGGGTTGACCACCGTGGAGCAACTTTAGCCTACCTAAACCCTACTGAACTGATTCATTTACATCCTTGCAATGCTTTGACAGAGGTGTTAAAAACACTTATTTTTCCCCTCTAGTCTACAGT belongs to Sardina pilchardus chromosome 16, fSarPil1.1, whole genome shotgun sequence and includes:
- the LOC134059650 gene encoding spermatogenesis associated 6-like protein — encoded protein: MSQKAMQVVVELHLRAVTCPGVHLQAKDDVYLSVCLMNQYRQSECLPAVFPLFLHEKMRFEKVFWHASDPGALADILESEIAKVELIQLTPPVGESLASFVEDARSFLYPEPKLVPPAGGVDRAVLMSRGPAFLVRSQHL